GGCCTCATCCTTTTTGGCCGTGCACGGCATGACGCTGACGACGTACGGCTCGGCCTTTCCGTCTGAGAACTCAGGTCCCAGCGAGCGCGCGAAATTACCTCGCTTGGTCATGGCGCCGTGCATCTGCTGGGGGGATTTCGTCGTGCTCAGATGCGCCAGCAGGTCGGGCCGGTTGAGTTCAATCCAGTTCACCCATCCCGGGCAGCAGGATGTGAACAAAGGCAGCCTTGTCCCGGCTTCGAGACGGGCCAGTAATTCCGACCCTTCCTCCATGATGGTGAGGTCGGCCGTGAAGTTGGTGTCGAACACATAATCGAACCCCAGCGCCCTCAGCGCATTGATCAGCCTGCCGGTGCTGACGGTTCCGGGCTTCATGCCGAATTCCTCGCTGATGGCGATGCGCGTGGCCGGTGCCACCTGGACCACGGAGACCCGTTTGCGGGAATCGAGGACATTCAGGACATCGTGCCAGTGAGGCGCTTCGATCAGGGCGCCGACCGGACAGACAAGCGTACACTGGCCGCAGGAAATGCAATTGGTTTCAGACAGGGGCGCGTCGAACACGGTGACAGGCAGCCGTTCATCGCCGCGTTCCGCAAATCCGATCACGTATTGCTGCTGGCCTGCTTCACCGCATGCTTCGGCACACAGGCCGCACTCGATGCATTTGGAAAGATCCCGCCAGATGCTGGGCGATGTGTGGTCAGACGAGACATGTTCGGGGTGGTCGCGAGACCCCGGCGGGACTTCCTCCCAGTGTTCCTCCCACTGGTTCTCGGCGACAAGGCGCTGCAGCCTGCATGTGCCGTTGACTTCACAGCGCATGCAGTCGTTCGGGTGCCGCGCCAGCAACCATTCCCCATTGCTGCGGCGGAACGCCCGGAGCGACTCCGAATCCGTTTCGACCACGTCGCCCTGTTTCGCCAGCGTGGTGCAGGCCGGTTGCGGTTTTTTCTCGCCTTCAACCTCGACCAGGCACATCCGGCAGACCGAATGAGATGGCAGGCCCGGATAGTGGCAAAGTGTCGGAACATGGATGCCCGCTTTCCGGGCGGCATCGAGCAGCGTCGCGCCTTCGGACAGTTCGACAGGACGT
This is a stretch of genomic DNA from Hyphomonas adhaerens MHS-3. It encodes these proteins:
- a CDS encoding [FeFe] hydrogenase, group A, translated to MIELTINGRPVELSEGATLLDAARKAGIHVPTLCHYPGLPSHSVCRMCLVEVEGEKKPQPACTTLAKQGDVVETDSESLRAFRRSNGEWLLARHPNDCMRCEVNGTCRLQRLVAENQWEEHWEEVPPGSRDHPEHVSSDHTSPSIWRDLSKCIECGLCAEACGEAGQQQYVIGFAERGDERLPVTVFDAPLSETNCISCGQCTLVCPVGALIEAPHWHDVLNVLDSRKRVSVVQVAPATRIAISEEFGMKPGTVSTGRLINALRALGFDYVFDTNFTADLTIMEEGSELLARLEAGTRLPLFTSCCPGWVNWIELNRPDLLAHLSTTKSPQQMHGAMTKRGNFARSLGPEFSDGKAEPYVVSVMPCTAKKDEARRPGMSGDVDHVLTTRELARMIRSRDIAFGALDEDGSFDNPLGESTGAAQIFGASGGVMEAMVRTAAHLKGLEDQIPLEWQQLRGVHDAVKTASIPGVGTVAVCNGIAAAQRMLESDDWRTEFVAIEVMACSGGCLGGGGEPKSMDPDVLKKRSKAIYDMDARAPRRRSYENTDVRKLYETQLHKPNSAAAHHLLHTHYSGRGSKRSMLMRFLDYVDRREAGEAASLFHPDGIWSTASPFGDIQGAENIESFIRTQLPPREYAARYLRHQMASAADNEDLTVVTPDGQRCRFTLELCPANDGRRSSTLIKTLQRQVL